The following coding sequences lie in one Xanthomonas hortorum pv. pelargonii genomic window:
- a CDS encoding dihydrofolate reductase, giving the protein MKITLIVAFDRNNAIGRDNELPWKLPDDLKRFKALTLGKPILMGRKTAQSLGRALPGRLNLVLTRSAQVPFEGMQAVASVDEAIAQADASGAQELCVIGGGEVYRLTMELADVMAVTEVATIVEQADTHFPPIDPAVWEPVQRERHTADARHAFAFDYVDYRRR; this is encoded by the coding sequence ATGAAAATCACCCTGATCGTCGCCTTCGACCGCAACAATGCCATTGGCCGCGATAACGAATTGCCGTGGAAATTGCCGGATGATCTCAAGCGCTTCAAGGCGCTGACGTTAGGCAAGCCGATCCTGATGGGGCGCAAGACCGCGCAGTCCTTGGGGCGTGCGTTGCCGGGGCGCTTGAACCTGGTGCTGACGCGTTCCGCGCAGGTGCCGTTCGAGGGTATGCAGGCGGTGGCTTCGGTCGATGAGGCGATCGCGCAGGCCGATGCATCCGGTGCGCAGGAGCTGTGCGTCATCGGCGGTGGCGAGGTGTATCGCCTGACGATGGAACTGGCGGATGTTATGGCCGTCACCGAGGTCGCCACGATCGTGGAGCAGGCCGACACCCACTTTCCGCCGATCGACCCGGCCGTGTGGGAACCGGTACAGCGCGAGCGACACACGGCCGATGCCCGCCATGCGTTCGCGTTCGATTATGTGGATTATCGCCGGCGCTGA
- a CDS encoding thymidylate synthase, which produces MKPYLDLLQHVLEHGAEKSDRTGTGTRSVFGWQMRFDLNDGFPLVTTKKLHVRSIIHELLWFLQGDTNIGYLKDNQVRIWDEWADADGNLGPVYGKQWRRWTGPDGVEIDQMQWLVDEIKRNPDSRRLVISAWNVGELPQMALMPCHSLFQFYVVNGKLSCQLYQRSGDIFLGVPFNIASYALLTHMVAQATGLGVGDFVHTLGDAHLYSNHFDQAREQLTRTPRALPSLRLNPEVTDLFAFRFADIAIAGYDPHPAIKAPVAV; this is translated from the coding sequence GTGAAGCCGTATCTGGACCTGCTGCAGCATGTGCTGGAACACGGCGCGGAGAAGTCCGATCGCACCGGCACCGGTACGCGTAGCGTGTTCGGCTGGCAGATGCGCTTCGACCTCAACGACGGCTTTCCGCTGGTCACCACCAAGAAGCTGCACGTGCGCTCGATCATCCACGAGCTGCTGTGGTTTCTGCAGGGCGACACCAACATTGGCTATCTCAAGGACAACCAGGTCCGCATCTGGGACGAATGGGCCGATGCCGATGGCAATCTCGGCCCGGTCTACGGCAAGCAGTGGCGGCGCTGGACCGGCCCGGATGGTGTGGAAATCGACCAGATGCAATGGCTGGTGGACGAGATCAAGCGCAACCCGGATTCGCGCCGGCTGGTGATCAGCGCCTGGAACGTGGGCGAGCTACCGCAGATGGCGCTGATGCCGTGCCACAGCCTGTTCCAGTTCTATGTGGTGAACGGCAAGCTCAGCTGCCAGCTGTATCAGCGCAGCGGCGATATCTTTCTCGGCGTGCCATTCAATATCGCAAGCTATGCACTGCTGACGCATATGGTGGCGCAGGCCACCGGCCTGGGCGTGGGCGATTTCGTGCATACCTTGGGCGATGCGCACCTGTATTCGAATCACTTCGATCAGGCACGCGAGCAGCTGACGCGCACACCGCGCGCGCTGCCCAGCTTGCGCCTGAATCCGGAGGTGACCGATCTGTTCGCGTTCCGCTTCGCCGACATCGCCATCGCCGGTTACGACCCGCATCCGGCGATCAAGGCACCGGTTGCGGTGTGA
- the lgt gene encoding prolipoprotein diacylglyceryl transferase gives MIYLHAIDPIAFSLGPVQVHWYGLMYLAAFFSAWALGRSRILRGRLPGVDMDGFSDLLFYGMLGVVLGGRIGYMLFYAFDSLLANPLILFKVWQGGMSFHGGLLGVLIACGLWARKHRLHFFDVMDFVAPLVPLGLGFGRLGNFVGGELWGKFTQAGWGVIFPLAPELAGQLPAQIQAQYATGALNQFARHPSQLYEAALEGVVMFVVLWAFSLKPRARYAVSGMFALLYGVFRFIVEFVRVPDAPIGYLAFNWLTMGQILSLPLIIGGLVLLAMSRRAPVLQPVVRDTAVAGAAK, from the coding sequence ATGATCTATCTGCACGCCATCGACCCCATCGCCTTCTCGCTTGGCCCGGTGCAGGTGCACTGGTACGGGTTGATGTACCTGGCCGCGTTCTTCTCCGCCTGGGCGCTGGGCCGCTCGCGCATCCTGCGCGGCCGCCTGCCCGGTGTGGACATGGACGGATTTTCCGACCTGTTGTTCTACGGCATGCTTGGCGTAGTGCTGGGCGGGCGCATCGGCTACATGCTGTTCTATGCGTTCGACAGCTTGCTGGCCAACCCGCTGATTCTGTTCAAGGTGTGGCAAGGCGGCATGAGCTTCCACGGCGGCCTGCTGGGCGTGCTGATCGCCTGCGGGCTGTGGGCGCGCAAGCACCGGCTGCACTTCTTCGACGTGATGGACTTCGTGGCGCCGCTGGTGCCGTTGGGTCTGGGCTTCGGGAGGCTCGGCAATTTCGTCGGCGGCGAGTTGTGGGGCAAGTTCACCCAGGCCGGCTGGGGCGTGATCTTCCCGCTTGCGCCGGAATTGGCCGGCCAGTTGCCGGCCCAGATCCAGGCGCAGTACGCCACCGGTGCGTTGAATCAGTTCGCGCGCCATCCCTCGCAGCTGTACGAAGCGGCGCTGGAAGGCGTGGTGATGTTCGTGGTGTTGTGGGCGTTCTCGCTGAAGCCGCGTGCGCGTTATGCGGTGTCGGGGATGTTCGCGCTGCTGTATGGCGTGTTCCGTTTCATCGTGGAATTCGTACGCGTGCCGGATGCGCCGATCGGCTACCTGGCCTTCAACTGGCTGACGATGGGGCAGATCCTGAGCCTGCCGTTGATCATCGGCGGGCTGGTGTTGTTGGCGATGTCGCGCCGCGCGCCGGTGTTGCAGCCGGTGGTGAGGGACACCGCCGTGGCGGGAGCCGCCAAGTGA
- a CDS encoding TPM domain-containing protein, with protein sequence MRWLRHVFAPSAQRSFPASCMDAIAAAVAASERTHTGQIMVAVEADLPLSALWRGHTARQRAEQAFAQLRTWDTDANNGVLLYLLLADHAIEVVADRGLRSRVPDAQWAEVCRRMQEFLREGEHEAAVLAGIEAVTELLSEHFPAAANAQHEDELPDRPQLLG encoded by the coding sequence ATGCGTTGGCTCAGGCATGTCTTTGCGCCCTCGGCGCAGCGTAGTTTCCCGGCCAGTTGCATGGACGCGATTGCCGCAGCCGTTGCAGCCAGCGAGCGCACCCATACCGGCCAGATCATGGTGGCGGTGGAAGCCGATCTGCCGCTGAGCGCGTTATGGCGGGGGCACACCGCGCGCCAGCGTGCCGAGCAGGCCTTTGCGCAATTGCGCACCTGGGACACCGACGCCAATAACGGGGTGCTGCTCTATCTGCTGCTTGCCGACCACGCCATCGAAGTGGTCGCCGACCGCGGTCTGCGCAGCCGCGTGCCGGATGCGCAGTGGGCGGAGGTGTGTAGGCGCATGCAGGAATTCCTGCGCGAAGGCGAGCATGAGGCGGCGGTGCTGGCCGGGATCGAGGCGGTGACCGAGCTGTTGAGCGAGCATTTCCCGGCCGCTGCAAACGCGCAGCATGAAGACGAGCTGCCCGATCGTCCCCAGCTCTTAGGCTGA
- a CDS encoding TPM domain-containing protein: MRQTHRWVLWMMALVLLPASLLAQDLAAIPPLRSPVVDVTGTLDATQIQQLEQQALALQQRKGAQLQILIVPTTQPEAIEQYTQRVFDQWKIGRKGVDDGVLLLVAKDDRRVRIQPGYGLEGAIPDITANRIIQEYLAPRFREGDYAGGISAATATLAGLIEGEALPAPVSGHADSGSGDGGGWIMALFIGFVVAIVARGILGALPRPLRALLTGVAAGGAALLFTSLLFASVGAAVIGLLAGLASGSPGRFVGGGGWGGGGFGGFGGGGRGGLGGGGWGGGGGSSGGGGASGSW; encoded by the coding sequence CTATTGCCGGCATCGCTGCTGGCGCAGGATCTAGCGGCGATTCCGCCGCTACGCTCGCCAGTGGTCGATGTCACCGGCACATTGGATGCCACCCAGATCCAGCAGCTTGAGCAGCAGGCGCTGGCCTTGCAGCAGCGCAAGGGCGCGCAGTTGCAGATTCTGATCGTGCCGACCACCCAGCCGGAGGCGATCGAGCAGTACACCCAGCGCGTGTTTGACCAGTGGAAGATTGGGCGCAAGGGCGTGGACGACGGTGTGTTGCTGCTGGTGGCCAAGGACGACCGCCGCGTGCGGATCCAGCCCGGTTACGGTCTGGAAGGCGCGATTCCCGACATCACGGCCAACCGCATCATCCAGGAGTATCTGGCACCGCGCTTCCGTGAGGGCGACTACGCCGGCGGCATCAGCGCTGCGACTGCGACGCTGGCCGGTTTGATCGAGGGCGAGGCTTTGCCCGCTCCGGTCAGCGGGCATGCCGATAGCGGCTCGGGCGATGGCGGCGGCTGGATCATGGCGTTGTTCATCGGCTTTGTCGTTGCGATAGTGGCGCGCGGCATTCTCGGTGCGCTGCCGCGGCCGCTGCGCGCGTTGCTGACCGGCGTCGCAGCCGGCGGTGCCGCACTGCTCTTCACTTCACTGTTGTTCGCCAGCGTTGGCGCTGCGGTCATCGGGCTGCTGGCGGGCCTGGCATCCGGCTCGCCGGGACGCTTCGTCGGCGGCGGTGGCTGGGGCGGCGGCGGGTTCGGCGGATTTGGGGGCGGCGGCCGTGGCGGGCTCGGCGGCGGCGGTTGGGGTGGTGGTGGCGGGTCATCGGGAGGCGGTGGCGCCTCGGGGAGCTGGTAA